From Methanomassiliicoccales archaeon LGM-RCC1, one genomic window encodes:
- a CDS encoding DNA-directed RNA polymerase subunit H, with protein sequence MATENISFNVLRHCLVPEHHLLSEEEAQAVLDRKGIKLEQLPKIRKSDPGVKVLESIHGPIEEGRVIKIVRKSKTAQEFVAYRLVTRG encoded by the coding sequence TTGGCAACAGAAAACATCTCGTTCAATGTTCTCAGGCACTGTCTAGTGCCCGAGCATCACCTCTTGTCAGAGGAAGAGGCACAGGCGGTTCTCGACAGAAAGGGAATCAAACTGGAGCAGCTCCCCAAGATAAGAAAAAGTGATCCAGGAGTCAAAGTCCTGGAAAGCATTCACGGTCCCATCGAAGAGGGTCGTGTGATCAAGATCGTAAGGAAGAGCAAGACCGCCCAGGAATTCGTGGCGTACAGGCTCGTAACGAGGGGATGA
- a CDS encoding MarR family transcriptional regulator codes for MHGSIEHVLTPRLVKSYLDRVTSPELEKIGITPSSAAFLMKIGHNEGISLKGLSEMMLVDKAHTTRMVNKLIQDGLVENVAEGHQYSLVLTEKGKDLSHRAWKVTDDALQGLYGSLTPEERETMHVIMEKIFKVISED; via the coding sequence ATGCACGGCAGCATCGAGCACGTTCTTACACCAAGGTTGGTGAAGTCCTATCTGGACAGGGTCACCTCTCCGGAGCTCGAGAAGATCGGCATAACACCGTCAAGTGCTGCCTTCCTAATGAAGATCGGTCACAATGAGGGCATATCGCTCAAAGGTCTCTCGGAGATGATGCTGGTCGACAAGGCCCATACGACCAGGATGGTCAACAAGCTGATACAGGACGGTCTGGTAGAGAATGTTGCGGAGGGCCATCAATACTCCCTCGTACTCACCGAGAAGGGCAAGGACCTGTCGCACCGCGCATGGAAGGTTACAGACGATGCGCTCCAAGGATTGTACGGGAGCCTCACCCCCGAGGAAAGGGAGACCATGCATGTCATCATGGAGAAGATCTTCAAAGTCATCAGCGAAGACTGA
- the proS gene encoding proline--tRNA ligase: MSNKEDNFAEWYLDIVEKAGLSDKRYPIKGMNVWTPYGWRIMRQIDSYIREEFDATKHDEVCFPLLIPESQFAKEKEHIKGFDSEVYWVTHAGLDELDERLVVRPTSETAMYPMFALWIRSHQDLPLKTYQIVNTFRYETKQTRPFIRVREIHFFESHTCHTDYDDAQKQIDEDIEILARIAKKICLPYTLLVRTEWDKFPGAYYTVGIDTSMPNGRTLQMGSIHHYKTNFSEPYEITYEDKDGEHKFVHQTTYGMSERLVGALIGVHGDDQGLIMPPGIAPYQIVLIPIFKKDNQETVMAAAREMEAILSKAGFRVEFDDRDDRPGAKYYEWEMKGVPLRLELGGRDIENKVVSFFRRDSGEKGTIDVANLVPGVQMLLDDISDCMFNKANEIQKQRTQDIDSLENIPEDKILRFGWCGCDECGHKFEDITGFKILGRPYFKEEFKGKCIMCGKDTDSPAYAAHTM; this comes from the coding sequence ATGTCCAACAAGGAAGACAACTTCGCTGAGTGGTATCTCGACATCGTCGAGAAGGCAGGGCTCTCGGACAAGAGGTACCCCATCAAGGGAATGAACGTCTGGACTCCCTATGGATGGAGGATCATGAGGCAGATCGATTCCTACATACGCGAGGAGTTCGACGCAACGAAGCACGACGAGGTCTGCTTCCCCCTGCTCATCCCCGAGAGTCAGTTCGCCAAGGAGAAGGAGCACATCAAGGGATTCGACAGCGAGGTCTATTGGGTCACCCATGCGGGACTGGACGAGCTCGACGAGAGGCTCGTCGTAAGGCCCACATCCGAGACTGCCATGTACCCTATGTTCGCACTGTGGATCAGGTCTCACCAGGACCTCCCGCTGAAGACATATCAGATCGTCAACACCTTCCGTTATGAGACCAAGCAGACCAGGCCTTTCATAAGGGTGCGCGAGATCCACTTCTTCGAGTCGCACACCTGCCACACCGATTACGATGACGCCCAGAAGCAGATCGACGAGGACATCGAGATCCTCGCCAGGATCGCGAAGAAGATCTGCCTCCCGTACACACTCCTCGTACGTACCGAGTGGGACAAGTTCCCCGGAGCGTACTACACCGTCGGTATCGACACGTCGATGCCCAACGGAAGGACCCTCCAGATGGGTTCAATCCACCACTACAAGACGAACTTCTCCGAGCCCTACGAGATCACATACGAGGACAAGGACGGGGAGCACAAGTTCGTCCATCAGACCACCTACGGCATGTCCGAGAGGCTGGTCGGTGCGCTCATCGGAGTGCACGGCGATGACCAGGGCCTTATCATGCCTCCCGGAATAGCACCCTACCAGATCGTCCTGATCCCCATCTTCAAGAAGGACAACCAGGAGACCGTGATGGCAGCCGCCAGGGAGATGGAGGCCATCCTGTCCAAGGCAGGATTCAGGGTCGAGTTCGACGACCGTGACGACCGTCCCGGTGCCAAGTACTACGAGTGGGAGATGAAAGGTGTCCCGCTGAGGCTCGAGCTCGGAGGACGCGACATAGAGAACAAGGTGGTCTCGTTCTTCAGGAGGGATTCCGGGGAGAAGGGAACCATCGACGTTGCCAACCTCGTTCCCGGAGTCCAGATGCTCCTTGATGATATCTCGGACTGCATGTTCAACAAGGCAAACGAGATACAGAAACAGCGCACCCAGGACATCGATTCCCTTGAGAACATCCCTGAGGACAAGATCCTCAGGTTCGGATGGTGCGGATGCGACGAGTGCGGCCACAAGTTCGAGGACATAACCGGTTTCAAGATCCTGGGAAGACCCTACTTCAAAGAGGAGTTCAAGGGCAAGTGCATAATGTGCGGAAAGGATACGGATTCACCCGCTTACGCCGCACACACGATGTGA
- a CDS encoding ABC transporter ATP-binding protein, with product MNAEERRNRRNRQGPGMPTEKPKDFKAAWSRLFQYMGRYKVLFIIAVIFAILGTALTLLGPNMLSDMTNLIKDGLFTGDIDMEGIVAIAVWLTILYASSAIISVVQGLIMATIAQRTAGNLPNDISRKIDRIPLRYFDSAKSGDLMSRVTNDADSLGQDTNRSVSTMIVAITQFLGSLIMMMITNLTMAGVAVLSTAIGFVLMILIMSRSQKYFEAQQNYLGAMNGHVTETYTNHEIVRTYNGDKRARKEFDEINGNLQHSGFMAMFLAGTMMPIMNFIGNFGYVAVCVVGAIMVLDGTTDIGTIVAFMIYIRLFTNPLQQMSQGLTVMQSVAAAAERIFGFLDEPEFEDESHKSQTINSKGHVEFRDVHFGYVPGKEVIHGFSAEVKPGQKVAIVGPTGAGKTTMVNLLMRFYEVDSGDILIDGVSVKDLTRENIHEQFCMVLQDTWLFGGTIRENLVYSREGIPDEKLEEVCRAVGIHHFITSLPEGYDTVLTENDTLSAGQKQQLTIARAMLDTSPMLILDEATSSVDTRTEMIIQEAMDKMASNRTSFVIAHRLSTIKNSDLILVMRNGSIIEQGTHDELLAKGGFYEELYDSQFEETEMD from the coding sequence ATGAACGCCGAGGAACGTCGCAACAGAAGGAACAGGCAGGGTCCCGGCATGCCGACCGAGAAGCCTAAGGATTTCAAAGCGGCCTGGAGCAGGTTGTTCCAATACATGGGAAGGTACAAGGTGCTCTTCATCATAGCGGTCATCTTCGCCATCTTGGGAACAGCACTGACCCTGCTGGGCCCCAACATGCTCAGCGATATGACCAACCTGATCAAGGACGGTCTGTTCACCGGCGACATAGACATGGAGGGCATCGTGGCCATCGCGGTATGGCTGACCATCCTCTATGCTTCCAGCGCCATCATATCGGTGGTCCAGGGTCTGATAATGGCCACAATCGCCCAGAGGACTGCAGGTAACCTTCCTAACGACATCTCTAGGAAGATAGACCGTATCCCGTTGAGATACTTCGACAGTGCGAAATCCGGAGATCTGATGAGCCGCGTCACCAACGATGCGGATTCCCTAGGCCAGGACACTAACCGCAGCGTCAGCACGATGATCGTGGCCATCACGCAGTTCCTCGGATCGCTGATCATGATGATGATCACCAATCTAACCATGGCCGGTGTCGCCGTGCTCTCAACTGCAATCGGTTTCGTCCTGATGATACTCATCATGTCCAGATCGCAGAAGTACTTCGAGGCACAGCAGAATTACCTCGGAGCCATGAACGGTCATGTCACCGAGACCTACACCAATCATGAGATCGTCAGGACCTACAACGGCGACAAGAGGGCCAGGAAGGAGTTCGACGAGATCAACGGCAACCTCCAGCACAGCGGTTTCATGGCCATGTTCCTGGCAGGGACGATGATGCCCATCATGAACTTCATCGGCAACTTCGGATACGTCGCGGTGTGTGTAGTCGGAGCCATCATGGTCCTCGACGGAACGACGGACATCGGAACGATCGTCGCGTTTATGATCTACATCAGGCTGTTCACCAACCCACTGCAGCAGATGTCGCAGGGATTGACCGTCATGCAGTCAGTGGCAGCCGCCGCAGAGAGGATCTTCGGGTTCCTAGATGAGCCCGAATTCGAGGACGAATCCCATAAGAGCCAGACTATCAATTCAAAGGGGCATGTAGAGTTCAGGGACGTCCACTTCGGATACGTCCCCGGCAAGGAGGTCATTCACGGGTTCTCGGCCGAGGTCAAGCCTGGACAGAAGGTCGCCATTGTCGGCCCCACGGGTGCAGGAAAGACCACCATGGTCAACCTCCTCATGAGGTTCTACGAGGTGGACAGCGGGGACATCCTCATCGACGGCGTGTCGGTCAAGGACCTCACCAGGGAGAACATCCACGAGCAGTTCTGCATGGTCCTCCAGGACACATGGCTGTTCGGGGGAACGATCAGGGAGAACCTGGTCTACAGCAGGGAAGGGATCCCCGACGAGAAGCTGGAGGAGGTCTGCAGAGCAGTGGGGATACACCACTTCATCACCAGCCTGCCGGAGGGATACGACACCGTGCTCACAGAGAACGATACCCTCTCAGCCGGACAGAAGCAGCAGCTAACCATCGCCAGGGCCATGCTGGACACCTCTCCGATGCTTATCCTCGACGAGGCGACGAGCTCCGTCGACACCAGGACTGAGATGATCATCCAAGAGGCCATGGACAAGATGGCCTCCAACAGGACGTCGTTCGTGATCGCCCATAGGCTCTCGACCATCAAGAACTCTGATCTCATCCTCGTGATGAGGAACGGAAGCATCATCGAGCAGGGTACCCATGACGAGCTTCTCGCCAAGGGCGGCTTCTACGAGGAATTGTACGATAGTCAGTTCGAGGAGACGGAAATGGACTGA
- a CDS encoding ABC transporter ATP-binding protein, translating to MIFNYFRKIDWALLAVTIVLVYIQVYLELEIPGYMANITTIMTTGGTGQDVLDEGVWMMGCALGSLISAVIVGLITAYIGTNMGKAMRKRQFENVETFSSAEINKFSIYSLITRSTNDVNQVQMAFIIGLMVMIRAPMMAVMALMKISTKNIGWVEVTLIALLVMIACIAVIIWFTFPRFKKIQWMNDDVNRITKEGLSGIRVIHAYNAEGYQEAKFSAANNKLTDTHVSVTRAMAFLAPTIMTVMSMLSLGIYWMGAIIISNAPTLQDRLTDFSDMIVFSSYAMQVIAAFMMLIIVFIVLPRALVSARRIDEVVNVKPTVTDGGRDEGNEGQEGQLSFRNVSFRYPESPQDSLTDISFDAKKGETVAIIGSTGSGKSTLVKMIPRFYDVTEGSITIDGIDVREYNLDALHRKIGYVPQKAVMFAGSIASNVNYGDTEDQRDMDDVKKAVSIAQGTDFVERAEGQYEASVAEGGTNLSGGQKQRLSIARAVCKRPEFYIFDDSFSALDYKTDRILRSKLKKETAGVTTIIVAQRIGTIMDADKIIVLDEGRIVGMGRHQDLLRDCEVYHQIASSQLSEEELVR from the coding sequence ATGATATTCAATTACTTCAGGAAGATCGACTGGGCGCTCCTGGCCGTTACGATAGTTCTGGTCTACATACAGGTGTATCTGGAGCTTGAGATACCCGGATACATGGCAAACATCACCACTATAATGACCACCGGAGGAACAGGACAGGATGTTCTTGATGAAGGTGTCTGGATGATGGGCTGCGCCCTGGGCAGTCTGATATCCGCCGTCATCGTCGGATTGATCACGGCCTACATCGGGACCAATATGGGAAAGGCCATGCGCAAGAGACAGTTCGAGAACGTGGAGACCTTCTCTTCAGCAGAGATAAACAAGTTCTCCATCTACAGTCTGATCACCCGTTCCACCAACGATGTGAACCAGGTGCAGATGGCCTTCATCATCGGTCTCATGGTTATGATTAGAGCTCCGATGATGGCTGTTATGGCGCTGATGAAGATCAGCACCAAGAACATTGGCTGGGTAGAGGTCACCCTCATCGCCCTATTGGTGATGATCGCATGTATAGCGGTCATTATCTGGTTCACCTTCCCCCGTTTCAAGAAGATCCAATGGATGAACGATGACGTGAACCGCATAACCAAGGAGGGCCTTTCAGGGATCCGTGTCATCCATGCTTACAACGCCGAGGGATATCAGGAGGCCAAGTTCAGCGCAGCCAACAATAAGCTTACCGACACCCATGTGTCGGTCACCCGTGCGATGGCCTTCCTGGCACCGACGATCATGACGGTCATGAGCATGCTCAGCCTCGGCATCTACTGGATGGGTGCGATAATCATCTCGAACGCACCTACCCTTCAGGACAGACTGACAGATTTCTCGGACATGATCGTGTTCTCGTCCTACGCAATGCAGGTCATAGCGGCGTTCATGATGCTGATCATCGTCTTCATCGTCCTGCCTCGCGCTCTGGTATCCGCCAGGCGTATCGACGAGGTTGTGAATGTGAAGCCTACCGTCACGGACGGCGGAAGGGATGAAGGCAACGAGGGGCAGGAGGGACAGCTGTCCTTCAGGAATGTGTCCTTCAGGTACCCGGAATCTCCTCAGGACTCGCTCACGGACATATCGTTCGACGCCAAGAAGGGGGAGACTGTGGCCATCATCGGTTCCACCGGCTCCGGTAAGAGCACATTGGTGAAGATGATCCCCCGTTTCTACGACGTCACCGAGGGAAGCATAACCATCGACGGAATCGACGTCAGGGAGTACAATCTGGACGCTCTCCACAGGAAGATCGGATACGTTCCCCAGAAAGCGGTGATGTTCGCCGGTTCCATAGCATCCAACGTGAACTACGGGGATACCGAGGACCAGCGCGATATGGACGATGTGAAGAAGGCCGTGTCCATAGCTCAGGGGACGGACTTCGTCGAGAGGGCCGAGGGCCAGTATGAGGCGAGCGTCGCCGAGGGAGGAACGAACCTCTCGGGAGGCCAGAAGCAGCGTCTCTCCATAGCGCGTGCCGTGTGCAAGAGGCCCGAGTTCTACATCTTTGACGATTCATTCTCCGCCCTGGATTACAAGACGGACCGCATCCTCAGATCCAAGCTGAAGAAGGAGACCGCTGGCGTGACCACGATAATAGTCGCGCAGAGGATAGGTACCATAATGGATGCCGACAAGATAATCGTCCTGGACGAGGGCAGGATCGTCGGCATGGGAAGGCATCAAGACCTTCTGAGGGACTGCGAGGTCTACCATCAGATCGCCAGTTCACAACTTTCAGAGGAGGAGCTGGTAAGATGA
- a CDS encoding MarR family transcriptional regulator, which yields MEITVNPSCGPRMIKTYLDRVTAGRFQELGVTVAEAQFLGAIHHHEGATLKELSELLSVDKSHVTRTVTDLIEKGLVENTASGHAYSLRLTEEGERTSAKVKGIVDEAWAHLLEDLTSEERDAMDSIIRKISQKIREAQA from the coding sequence ATGGAAATCACGGTTAACCCTTCCTGCGGCCCCAGGATGATAAAGACATATCTGGACAGGGTCACTGCAGGCAGATTCCAGGAACTCGGCGTGACAGTCGCCGAGGCCCAGTTCCTCGGAGCAATCCATCATCACGAAGGTGCAACCCTCAAGGAACTCTCTGAACTTCTCTCGGTGGACAAATCCCATGTCACCCGCACGGTCACCGACCTCATAGAGAAAGGTCTGGTGGAGAACACAGCCTCCGGCCACGCATACAGCCTGAGGCTTACCGAAGAGGGAGAGAGGACCAGTGCAAAGGTGAAGGGGATCGTGGATGAAGCCTGGGCGCATCTTCTGGAGGATCTTACCTCTGAGGAGAGGGATGCCATGGATTCCATCATCCGTAAGATATCGCAGAAGATCAGGGAGGCCCAGGCATGA
- a CDS encoding methyltransferase domain-containing protein: MAFAENELIYLEDASGKRIWLKVADGMMKVQSLGTVDGSRFKDLEEGDSVTIVGREYRVFRPGVLELMESLDRGAQVITPKDAATILLHCDIKAGDRVIEVGAGSGGLTTALLHSVAPTGQVLTLELKEENALRVKKNTARVGLDKYWSYQIGDAREMNVDVDWKADALTMDMPDPWLALDNLEKHLRAGGRLCAYVPNMNQAESIVNALREHGYSDVHALENMQRGLEVHPGGVRPSFEMLGHTGYLIFARKTARM, from the coding sequence ATGGCTTTCGCTGAGAATGAGCTGATCTATCTGGAGGACGCCTCCGGGAAGAGGATATGGCTCAAGGTCGCAGACGGTATGATGAAGGTCCAGTCGCTGGGTACGGTCGACGGTTCCAGGTTCAAGGACTTAGAGGAAGGGGACTCGGTCACCATAGTCGGTCGTGAGTACAGGGTTTTCAGACCCGGAGTGCTGGAGCTCATGGAGTCCCTGGACAGGGGTGCTCAGGTCATCACCCCAAAGGACGCTGCGACCATCCTTCTGCATTGCGACATCAAGGCAGGCGACAGGGTCATCGAGGTCGGAGCTGGATCCGGAGGGCTCACCACCGCCCTGCTCCATTCCGTGGCACCCACTGGACAGGTACTCACTCTAGAACTCAAGGAGGAGAACGCCCTAAGGGTCAAGAAGAACACGGCCAGGGTCGGTCTGGACAAATATTGGTCCTACCAGATCGGCGATGCCAGGGAGATGAACGTGGATGTCGATTGGAAGGCCGATGCGCTGACCATGGACATGCCCGACCCGTGGCTCGCCCTTGACAATCTCGAGAAGCATCTGAGGGCCGGAGGAAGGCTCTGTGCATACGTCCCCAACATGAATCAGGCGGAATCCATCGTCAATGCCCTGAGGGAGCATGGATACAGTGACGTGCATGCATTGGAGAACATGCAGCGCGGCCTTGAGGTACACCCTGGAGGAGTGAGGCCTTCGTTCGAGATGCTCGGACACACAGGGTACCTAATCTTCGCCCGCAAAACGGCACGAATGTGA
- a CDS encoding ribose-phosphate diphosphokinase: MIVIGGSTSEALAKQIAEELGCRYIQAGTRKFPDGEVYTRVESEEFNDDVVIVQNTFPDDKLVEMFLLQDIVAGLKAKKVILVIPYFGYARQDRLFNPGEPASAILMCKLLDSLACDHVITVDIHKEAVLDAFTCKHTDLKAAPVIAEYFKDKGIDLVLSPDIGAAGRAQLVGETMGKPYDHLNKTRLSGTEVKIAPAYMDCKDKSILIVDDMISTGGTIMTAAQALRDAGAKSVSVACTHGVFVNGAIEKLTHSALDKVLCCNTLENSQSQISVAKLIADAVRKG; the protein is encoded by the coding sequence ATGATAGTCATCGGCGGGTCCACATCCGAGGCTCTGGCGAAGCAGATCGCCGAGGAGCTGGGATGCAGGTACATTCAGGCAGGCACAAGGAAGTTCCCCGACGGGGAAGTGTACACAAGGGTCGAGAGCGAGGAGTTCAACGACGACGTCGTCATCGTACAGAACACCTTCCCGGACGACAAGCTAGTGGAGATGTTCCTCCTACAGGACATCGTCGCCGGGCTCAAGGCAAAGAAGGTGATCCTGGTCATCCCCTACTTCGGATACGCCAGACAGGACAGGCTCTTCAACCCCGGAGAGCCCGCCTCGGCCATTCTCATGTGCAAGCTGCTGGATTCGCTGGCGTGCGATCATGTCATCACGGTCGACATCCACAAGGAGGCCGTTCTGGACGCATTCACGTGCAAGCACACAGACCTCAAGGCCGCACCCGTCATCGCCGAGTACTTCAAGGACAAGGGCATCGACCTGGTCCTGTCCCCGGACATCGGCGCGGCAGGCCGCGCCCAGTTGGTGGGAGAGACCATGGGCAAGCCCTACGACCACCTCAACAAGACCCGCCTGTCCGGTACCGAGGTTAAGATCGCCCCCGCCTACATGGACTGCAAGGACAAGAGCATCCTGATCGTGGACGACATGATCTCCACCGGAGGCACCATAATGACCGCCGCCCAGGCACTAAGGGACGCTGGCGCCAAGAGCGTTTCCGTGGCCTGCACCCACGGGGTGTTCGTGAACGGAGCGATAGAGAAGCTCACCCACAGCGCCCTGGACAAGGTCCTGTGCTGCAACACTCTGGAGAACTCCCAGTCGCAGATCTCCGTCGCCAAGCTGATCGCCGATGCTGTGAGGAAGGGATGA